A genome region from Coffea arabica cultivar ET-39 chromosome 7e, Coffea Arabica ET-39 HiFi, whole genome shotgun sequence includes the following:
- the LOC113723055 gene encoding sialyltransferase-like protein 1: protein MTRHLKPQLSSASTSAANNLALISRRPALLHLVCAAAVFSLIVFLIQSSFFTGGNQKQRAVNIHNNEEEFRILSDFQSSVQQCVANRGLGLTAIIIDHCKLVLKFPQGTNSTWYNEQFKIFEPLEYTYDTCEALLLWEQYRNMTTVLTREYLDARPDGWLDYAAKRIAQLGADKCYNRTLCEEHLNLLLPAKPPFHPRQFATCAVVGNSGDLLKTEFGEEIDSHDAVIRDNEAPVNEKYAKYVGLKRDFRLVVRGAARNMVTILNGSVDEVLIIKSVTHRDFNAMIKGIPNPVYLFQGIVLRRGAKGTGMKSIELALSMCDDVDIYGFTVDPGYTEWTRYFSEPKKGHNPLQGRAYYQLLECLGVIRIHSPMRSKRKQNWSDVPSRETIQRAHMAALRLKRILSGQEGAFGQFGSCKVWGDAGSYSRGPVSGSPDMSRVRKNSNYSKWEVMPFNSLRQEARDHFMQMHGVSLYKMDGNKLEDLVCVRHSLSSD from the exons atgaCCAGACATCTGAAGCCGCAGTTATCGTCAGCATCGACATCGGCGGCCAATAACCTGGCCTTAATTAGTAGGAGGCCCGCTCTTCTCCATCTGGTCTGCGCCGCCGCTGTCTTCTCTCTTATCGTCTTCCTAATTCAGTCCTCTTTCTTCACCG GAGGCAATCAGAAGCAGAGAGCAGTAAATATCCACAACAACGAGGAGGAATTTCGGATTTTATCTGACTTTCAGTCTAGTGTCCAGCAATGTGTG GCTAACAGAGGCCTCGGACTTACTGCTATCATTATTGATCACTGTAAACTGGTACTCAAGTTCCCTCAAGGAACTAATAGCACCTGG TATAATGAACAATTTAAGATCTTTGAACCCTTGGAGTATACTTATGACACCTGTGAAGCCCTTCTTCTGTGGGAACAG TATCGGAATATGACTACTGTGTTAACAAGAGAATACCTGGATGCTCGTCCTGATGGCTGGTTAGACTATGCAGCTAAAAGAATAGCACAGCT AGGTGCAGACAAGTGCTACAATAGGACTCTCTGCGAGGAGCATCTTAATCTACTTTTACCAGCAAAGCCTCCCTTTCACCCTCGTCAGTTTGCAACCTGTGCCGTTGTTGGAAATTCGGGAGATCTATTGAAGACTGAGTTTGGTGAGGAAATTGATAGTCATGATGCTGTTATACGAGACAATGAGGCACCTGTAAATGAG AAATATGCCAAGTATGTTGGACTGAAAAGGGATTTTCGGTTGGTAGTAAGGGGTGCTGCTCGTAATATGGTTACAATCCTAAATGGATcag TTGACGAAGTACTCATTATCAAAAGTGTCACTCATAGAGATTTCAATGCAATGATAAAG GGCATCCCAAATCCTGTGTATCTCTTCCAAGGTATTGTCCTGCGGCGGGGTGCCAAGGGAACTGGAATGAAATCAATAGAATTGGCACTTTCGATGTGTGATGATGTCGACATATATGGTTTCACTGTAGATCCTGGCTACACGGAATG gACCAGGTACTTTTCTGAGCCCAAGAAAGGGCATAATCCACTTCAGGGAAGAGCATACTATCAACTCCTAGAGTGTCTTGGT GTTATTAGGATCCATTCTCCCATGAgatcaaaaagaaagcaaaactggTCTGATGTTCCAAGCCGAGAAACAATACAGAGGGCTCATATGGCAGCATTGCGCTTGAAGAGGATTTTATCTGGCCAAGAAGGTGCATTTGGGCAATTTGGCAGTTGTAAGGTATGGGGCGATGCAGGTAGCTACAGCAGGGGCCCTGTATCTGGATCTCCAGACATGAGTCGTGTAAGGAAAAATTCAAATTACAGCAAATGGGAAGTTATGCCTTTCAATAGTTTAAGACAAGAAGCACGGGATCATTTTATGCAGATGCATGGGGTCTCTCTGTACAAAATGGATGGGAACAAATTGGAAGATTTGGTGTGTGTCAGACATTCTTTGAGTTCTGATTGA
- the LOC113723056 gene encoding uncharacterized protein: MACHIDFRCLDEGFGGKTLKRKRSLHLQHQNHDHSAATDDMELEDFEADEDNTNLPSNKRQAVTSSDNPNKPVGLPTSSGSRNVSGRNWKQVRTLRASARNASRKRSTTAEEQRKREREIKKAYQERMKELKEEIRQNKAEKRKKREEREKRKQDNILRSGTKLQKITNPKTLKKISKSAKQRKLLKLLPDADPPAK; the protein is encoded by the coding sequence ATGGCGTGCCATATCGATTTCAGATGCTTAGACGAAGGTTTCGGAGGCAAAACTCTCAAGCGCAAGAGATCCCTCCACCTCCAGCATCAGAATCATGACCATTCCGCCGCCACGGATGACATGGAGTTGGAGGATTTTGAGGCGGACGAGGATAACACCAACCTTCCGTCCAACAAGAGGCAGGCGGTGACCTCATCGGACAACCCGAACAAGCCGGTGGGTCTGCCCACCAGCTCCGGCAGCCGGAACGTGTCGGGGAGGAATTGGAAGCAGGTGAGGACGCTCAGGGCGTCGGCGAGGAACGCGAGCAGGAAGAGGAGCACGACGGCGGAGGAGCAGCggaagagggagagggagataAAGAAGGCGTATCAGGAGAGGATGAAGGAACTGAAGGAGGAGATAAGGCAGAACAAGGcggagaagaggaagaagagggaggagagggagaagaggaaGCAGGACAACATCCTGAGGTCGGGAACCAAGCTTCAGAAGATCACTAATCCTAAGACTCTCAAGAAGATTTCCAAGTCTGCTAAGCAGCGCAAGTTGCTCAAGCTTCTTCCTGATGCTGATCCTCCTGCCAAGTAG
- the LOC113723034 gene encoding aspartokinase 2, chloroplastic isoform X2: protein MATSMHSVCGVKTPFQASPWRCSRFQPLLQSQQRFESSVSLLSLPGGFSSLKVSYQERDIRVRCQGGNLHILERGQTETHDFEESANELTCVMKFGGSSVASAERMREVADLICSFPEERPIIVLSAMGKTTNNLLQAGEKAVSCGVSNVNELEELDIIKELHLRTVCELGLESSIISKRLDELEQLLKGIAMMKELTLRTRDYLVSFGECMSTRIFAAYLNRIGVKARQYDAFEIGFITTDDFTNADILEATYPAVAKRLHDDWISDPAIPIVTGFLGKGWRTCAVTTFGRGGSDLTATTIGKALGLREIQVWKDVDGVLTCDPNIYSRAEPVPFLTFEEAAELAYFGAQVLHPQSMRPAREADIPVRVKNSYNPKAPGTLITRARDMSEAVLTSIVLKRNVTMLDIVSTRMLGQFGFLAKVFSIFEDLGISVDVVATSEVSISLTLDPSKLWSRELIQQELDHVVEELEKVAVVNLLQRRSIISLIGNVQRSSLILEKAFHVLRTNGVNVQMISQGASKVNISLIVNDSEAEQCVRALHSAFFESNLSDLYWGSRSGNGSVPTESNGY from the exons ATGGCAACTTCGATGCATTCTGTATGTGGAGTTAAAACTCCTTTCCAGGCGTCCCCCTGGAGATGCTCGCGCTTCCAACCACTTCTTCAGTCCCAGCAACGCTTTGAGTCTTCTGTCTCCTTGCTTTCTTTACCTGGGGGTTTTTCATCCCTCAAGGTATCATATCAGGAACGAGATATTAGAGTCCGATGTCAAGGAGGAAATCTCCACATTCTTGAACGCGGCCAAACTGAGACCCATGATTTTGAAGAATCAGCTAACGAATTGACCTGTGTGATGAAGTTTGGTGGATCTTCAGTTGCCTCTGCTGAGAGGATGAGAGAGGTTGCTGATCTCATATGCAGCTTCCCTGAAGAGAGGCCCATCATTGTTCTCTCTGCCATGGGGAAGACAACTAACAATCTTTTGCAG GCGGGAGAAAAGGCTGTAAGTTGTGGTGTTTCAAATGTTAATGAGCTTGAAGAGCTGGACATTATCAAGGAGTTGCATTTGAG GACTGTGTGCGAGCTTGGACTTGAAAGCTCTATCATTTCAA AGCGCCTAGATGAGTTAGAGCAACTCCTGAAGGGTATTGCAATGATGAAAGAGTTGACTCTTCGCACTAGGGACTACTTGGTGTCATTTGGAGAGTGCATGTCCACGAGGATTTTTGCTGCATATCTAAATAGAATTGGTGTGAAAGCTCGCCAA TATGATGCATTTGAGATTGGTTTTATAACTACAGATGATTTTACCAATGCGGATATATTGGAAGCAACTTATCCAGCTGTTGCAAAGAGATTACATGATGACTGGATCAGTGACCCAGCAATTCCTATCGTTACGGGCTTCCTTGGAAAG GGCTGGAGAACTTGTGCAGTCACAACATTCGGCAGGGGCGGTAGTGATTTGACTGCCACAACTATCGGCAAAGCCTTGGGGTTGCGTGAAATTCAG GTGTGGAAAGATGTTGATGGTGTTTTGACCTGTGATCCTAACATATACTCCCGTGCAGAACCAGTACCCTTTTTAACTTTTGAAGAGGCTGCTGAGCTTGCATATTTTGGTGCACAG GTCCTCCATCCGCAGTCTATGAGGCCAGCTAGGGAAGCTGACATACCTGTTAGAGTTAAAAACTCGTACAATCCCAAGGCTCCTGGGACCCTGATTACCAGAGCAAGAGACATGAGTGAG GCTGTACTAACTAGCATTGTCTTGAAACGTAATGTTACCATGTTGGACATTGTTAGCACTCGCATGCTTGGTCAGTTTGGTTTCCTTGCTAAG GTTTTCTCTATCTTCGAAGATTTGGGCATATCCGTTGATGTTGTAGCCACTAGTGAAGTTAGTATATCCTTGACATTGGATCCGTCGAAGCTCTGGAGCAGAGAATTAATACAGCAG GAGTTGGATCACGTCGTGGAGGAGCTTGAGAAAGTAGCAGTTGTGAATCTCCTTCAGCGCAGATCAATCATTTCTTTGATTGGGAATGTTCAGAGATCCTCATTAATATTAGAAAAG GCTTTCCACGTTCTTCGGACTAATGGAGTGAATGTTCAGATGATCTCTCAAGGTGCATCTAAG GTGAACATCTCATTGATAGTGAACGACAGTGAAGCAGAACAGTGTGTCAGGGCTCTTCACTCTGCGTTCTTTGAGAGCAATCTTTCAGATCTTTACTGGGGAAGCAGATCAGGAAATGGTTCGGTACCAACAGAGTCGAATGGATATTGA
- the LOC113723034 gene encoding aspartokinase 2, chloroplastic isoform X1 — protein MATSMHSVCGVKTPFQASPWRCSRFQPLLQSQQRFESSVSLLSLPGGFSSLKVSYQERDIRVRCQGGNLHILERGQTETHDFEESANELTCVMKFGGSSVASAERMREVADLICSFPEERPIIVLSAMGKTTNNLLQAGEKAVSCGVSNVNELEELDIIKELHLRTVCELGLESSIISKRLDELEQLLKGIAMMKELTLRTRDYLVSFGECMSTRIFAAYLNRIGVKARQYDAFEIGFITTDDFTNADILEATYPAVAKRLHDDWISDPAIPIVTGFLGKGWRTCAVTTFGRGGSDLTATTIGKALGLREIQVWKDVDGVLTCDPNIYSRAEPVPFLTFEEAAELAYFGAQVLHPQSMRPAREADIPVRVKNSYNPKAPGTLITRARDMSEAVLTSIVLKRNVTMLDIVSTRMLGQFGFLAKVFSIFEDLGISVDVVATSEVSISLTLDPSKLWSRELIQQQELDHVVEELEKVAVVNLLQRRSIISLIGNVQRSSLILEKAFHVLRTNGVNVQMISQGASKVNISLIVNDSEAEQCVRALHSAFFESNLSDLYWGSRSGNGSVPTESNGY, from the exons ATGGCAACTTCGATGCATTCTGTATGTGGAGTTAAAACTCCTTTCCAGGCGTCCCCCTGGAGATGCTCGCGCTTCCAACCACTTCTTCAGTCCCAGCAACGCTTTGAGTCTTCTGTCTCCTTGCTTTCTTTACCTGGGGGTTTTTCATCCCTCAAGGTATCATATCAGGAACGAGATATTAGAGTCCGATGTCAAGGAGGAAATCTCCACATTCTTGAACGCGGCCAAACTGAGACCCATGATTTTGAAGAATCAGCTAACGAATTGACCTGTGTGATGAAGTTTGGTGGATCTTCAGTTGCCTCTGCTGAGAGGATGAGAGAGGTTGCTGATCTCATATGCAGCTTCCCTGAAGAGAGGCCCATCATTGTTCTCTCTGCCATGGGGAAGACAACTAACAATCTTTTGCAG GCGGGAGAAAAGGCTGTAAGTTGTGGTGTTTCAAATGTTAATGAGCTTGAAGAGCTGGACATTATCAAGGAGTTGCATTTGAG GACTGTGTGCGAGCTTGGACTTGAAAGCTCTATCATTTCAA AGCGCCTAGATGAGTTAGAGCAACTCCTGAAGGGTATTGCAATGATGAAAGAGTTGACTCTTCGCACTAGGGACTACTTGGTGTCATTTGGAGAGTGCATGTCCACGAGGATTTTTGCTGCATATCTAAATAGAATTGGTGTGAAAGCTCGCCAA TATGATGCATTTGAGATTGGTTTTATAACTACAGATGATTTTACCAATGCGGATATATTGGAAGCAACTTATCCAGCTGTTGCAAAGAGATTACATGATGACTGGATCAGTGACCCAGCAATTCCTATCGTTACGGGCTTCCTTGGAAAG GGCTGGAGAACTTGTGCAGTCACAACATTCGGCAGGGGCGGTAGTGATTTGACTGCCACAACTATCGGCAAAGCCTTGGGGTTGCGTGAAATTCAG GTGTGGAAAGATGTTGATGGTGTTTTGACCTGTGATCCTAACATATACTCCCGTGCAGAACCAGTACCCTTTTTAACTTTTGAAGAGGCTGCTGAGCTTGCATATTTTGGTGCACAG GTCCTCCATCCGCAGTCTATGAGGCCAGCTAGGGAAGCTGACATACCTGTTAGAGTTAAAAACTCGTACAATCCCAAGGCTCCTGGGACCCTGATTACCAGAGCAAGAGACATGAGTGAG GCTGTACTAACTAGCATTGTCTTGAAACGTAATGTTACCATGTTGGACATTGTTAGCACTCGCATGCTTGGTCAGTTTGGTTTCCTTGCTAAG GTTTTCTCTATCTTCGAAGATTTGGGCATATCCGTTGATGTTGTAGCCACTAGTGAAGTTAGTATATCCTTGACATTGGATCCGTCGAAGCTCTGGAGCAGAGAATTAATACAGCAG CAGGAGTTGGATCACGTCGTGGAGGAGCTTGAGAAAGTAGCAGTTGTGAATCTCCTTCAGCGCAGATCAATCATTTCTTTGATTGGGAATGTTCAGAGATCCTCATTAATATTAGAAAAG GCTTTCCACGTTCTTCGGACTAATGGAGTGAATGTTCAGATGATCTCTCAAGGTGCATCTAAG GTGAACATCTCATTGATAGTGAACGACAGTGAAGCAGAACAGTGTGTCAGGGCTCTTCACTCTGCGTTCTTTGAGAGCAATCTTTCAGATCTTTACTGGGGAAGCAGATCAGGAAATGGTTCGGTACCAACAGAGTCGAATGGATATTGA